The Acinonyx jubatus isolate Ajub_Pintada_27869175 chromosome D3, VMU_Ajub_asm_v1.0, whole genome shotgun sequence DNA segment CTCTTCAGGCTTCTTGGCCTCTGTGGTCTTCTCCTTGGCATCTTTTTTCTCAGGTGCTGCTGGTGTCTCTTCCTTCTTTGGCTTTTCTGGCTCCTTCTCTGCTGCTTTGCTGGGTTCTTTGGCCTTGGCATCATCTGGCTCCTTCTTGGCCACCTCAGCCTTCTCTTTGGGCTTGGCCTCCTCCTTCACCTTGGCAGGAGCCTCCTTCTCTGGGGTCACTGCTTTTTTCTTATCTTCAGCCTCTTTCTTGGCTTCAACCTTGGATTCTTTGGGCTTCTCCACAGCAGGTTCCTTCTTTTCCTGGACCTCAGGCTTTGGAGTCTCCTTCTTGGGCACCTCATCTTTCTTGCTGTCCTTCTTCTCCTCAGGTTTTGGTGTGGCTGGAGCTTTCTCTTCCTCGACCTTCTTTGGGGGCTCTTTGACTTTCACTTCCTGgggtttctcttcctccttcacgGGGGACTTTGCCTCTTCCTTCTTTGTGACCTCTTTCTCAGAAGCCTTGGTCTCCTCCTTCACAGGAGATTTCACCTTCTCTGGGGACTTGACCTCCTCCTTGACAGGGCTTTTTGCCTTTTCAGGAGATTTGATGTCTGCAGGggacctttcttcctcctttgctgGGGTCTTGGCTTCTGGGGACTTCACGTCAAGAGTCTTAGCCTTCTCAGGGGACTTGGCCTTCTCAGGGGATTTGGCCTCTTCCTTCACAGGGGACTTGGCCTTCTCAGGGGATTTGGCCTCTTCCTTCACAGGGGACTTGGCCTTCTCAGGGGATTTGGCCTCTTCCTTCACAGGGGACTTGGCCTTCTCTGGGGATTTGGCCTCTTCCTTCACTGGGGACTTGGCCTTCTCAGGGGATTTGGCCTCTTCCTTCACAGGGGACTTGGCCTTCTCTGGGGACTTGGCCTTCTCAGGGGACTTGGCCTCTTCCTTCACAGGGGACTTGGCCTTCTCAGGGGACTTGGCCTCTTCCTTCACAGGGGACTTGGCCTTCTCAGGGGATTTGGCCTCTTCCTTCACAGGGGACTTGGCCTTCTCTGGGGACTTGGCCTTCTCAGGGGATTTGGCCTCTTCCTTCACAGGGGACTTGGCCTTCTCTGGGGACTTGGCCTCTTCCTTCACAGGGGACTTGGCCTTCTCTGGGGACTTGGCCTTCTCAGGGGATTTGGCCTCTTCCTTCACAGGGGACTTGGCCTTCTCTGGGGACTTGGCTTCTTCCTTCACAGGGGACTTGGCCTTCTCAGGGGATTTGGCCTCTTCCTTCACTGGAGACTTGGCCTTCTCTGGGGACTTGGCTTCTTCCTTCACAGGGGACTTGGCCTTCTCTGGGGACTTGGCCTCTTCCTTCACAGGAGACTTGGCCTTCTCAGGGGACTTGGCCTCTTCCTTCACAGGGGACTTGGCCTTCTCTGGGGACTTGGCCTCTTCCTTCACAGGGGACTTGGCCTTCTCTGGGGACTTGGCCTCCACTGGGGACTTTGCTTCTTCCTTCACAGGGGACTTGGTCTTCTCTGGAGACTTCACCTCAGTTGGTGATTTTGCTTCTTCTTTCACAGGGGATTTAGCTTTCTCAGGGGACTTCACCTCAGCTGGAGACTTGGCCTCTTCCTTCACAGGGGACTTGGCCTCAGCTGGTGATTTTGCTTCTTCTTTCATGGGTGACTTAGCCTTTTCTGGTGACTTAGCCTCTTCCTTCACTGGGGACTTGGCCTCGGCTGGGGACTTAGCTTCTTCCTTCACCGGGGACTTGGCTCCAACTGGTGACTTGGCCTCCTCCTTCTCTGGAGATGCAGCCTCTTCTGCTGAGggagattttgtttcttcttctcctccttctgcttcctcctcctcacccttctCCTCTTtggcctctttttcttcttcttcagtcaCTTCTTCAGTCACTTGGATctcctctgtctgttcctccaAAATCacagtttccttctctgacttttcTACCACCTTGATCTTCTCTTCACTTTTGACCTTTATGTGAGTGGCTGCAGAGGGAATTTTGGGGAGTGCTTCTGGAAGGGAGAAAGGACTGGGGCCAAAGCCAATCCGACACTCTTCGCCCTCCAGGAGTTTTCTGCAGAATGGATAATGgaacacattattattattaactcagAACAGATTGATGGATTGGGGGTCTTCTTGAGTTACTCTGAAGGCCCATAGAATCCAACGGTATGGACTTTGGTGGAGGAAGGAATGTGAATAGTGGGCACTTTGAGACCGGAAAAAGTCACTTGGCAAATCATCCCAGGAACTACCCAGAATCTGCACCCCAATGGCACTGGGGTTTTATGCAGCTAAGTATGAAACTTATAAAACAACCTCCCCTAACATGCACAAAAACATGGTCCTCAAGAGAGAGCACCTGCATtaacaaaaattacattaattgtCCCTCAACTAAAACATTTAAGAGGAAGATGGGAGCCTGAGCAAACAATTCCACATTTATAAATTTGTGATTAAGAGGTCTCAGAATATACCCATTGGAATGTTAAGGGTCTCTTTTCACCTTGTATTCTCATTCTTTGAGTTTTAGGAATAGGGAGGGGGCAGCAGTTTCTACCCTTTCCTACTCAGTAGATATGTGACCTCAGCCAAGCCACTCAAACACTTTAAGCCTCAAGTTTCTTCATTGGCAAAAAGAGGGTCACTAAGAGTCCCTACCT contains these protein-coding regions:
- the NEFH gene encoding neurofilament heavy polypeptide: MMSFSGADALLGAPFAPLHGGGSLHYALARKGGARSAAGSSSGFHSWARTSVSSVSASPGRFRGAGATSSTDSLDTLSNGPEGCVVAAAAARSEKEQLQALNDRFAGYIDKVRQLEAHNRSLEGEAAALRQQQAGRSAMGELYEREVREMRGAVLRLGAARGQLRLEQEHLLEDIAHVRQRLDDEARQREEAEAAARALARFAQEAEAARVELQKKAQALQEECGYLRRHHQEEVGELLGQIQGCGAAQAQAQAEARDALKCDVTSALREIRAQLEGHAVQSTLQSEEWFRVRLDRLSEAAKVNTDAMRSAQEEITEYRRQLQARTTELEALKGTKDSLERQRSELEDRHQADIASYQEAIQQLDTELRNTKWEMAAQLREYQDLLNVKMALDIEIAAYRKLLEGEECRIGFGPSPFSLPEALPKIPSAATHIKVKSEEKIKVVEKSEKETVILEEQTEEIQVTEEVTEEEEKEAKEEKGEEEEAEGGEEETKSPSAEEAASPEKEEAKSPVGAKSPVKEEAKSPAEAKSPVKEEAKSPEKAKSPMKEEAKSPAEAKSPVKEEAKSPAEVKSPEKAKSPVKEEAKSPTEVKSPEKTKSPVKEEAKSPVEAKSPEKAKSPVKEEAKSPEKAKSPVKEEAKSPEKAKSPVKEEAKSPEKAKSPVKEEAKSPEKAKSPVKEEAKSPEKAKSPVKEEAKSPEKAKSPVKEEAKSPEKAKSPEKAKSPVKEEAKSPEKAKSPVKEEAKSPEKAKSPEKAKSPVKEEAKSPEKAKSPVKEEAKSPEKAKSPVKEEAKSPEKAKSPEKAKSPVKEEAKSPEKAKSPVKEEAKSPEKAKSPVKEEAKSPEKAKSPVKEEAKSPEKAKSPVKEEAKSPEKAKSPEKAKTLDVKSPEAKTPAKEEERSPADIKSPEKAKSPVKEEVKSPEKVKSPVKEETKASEKEVTKKEEAKSPVKEEEKPQEVKVKEPPKKVEEEKAPATPKPEEKKDSKKDEVPKKETPKPEVQEKKEPAVEKPKESKVEAKKEAEDKKKAVTPEKEAPAKVKEEAKPKEKAEVAKKEPDDAKAKEPSKAAEKEPEKPKKEETPAAPEKKDAKEKTTEAKKPEEKPKEEPGKEAPTPGKAKTEKAEKSSSTDQKDSRPPEKATEDKASKGEK